GTCAAGGGCAATGCCGGGCTGTGGTCGGGCGAAAGCGACTGGATTGCCGAGCATGACCACTGACACGCGTGACCAGCGGGCGGCGCAATGATAGCGCGTCATCGCGCCAAGGTCGCAGTTCTGATCTCGGGCAGCGGGACCAACATGGCCGCGCTGCTCTACGCCAGCCGCATCGGGATGAGCGGCGCGGGCGTGCCATACGATATCGTGCTCGTCGCCAGCAATGATTCCAACGCGGGCGGCCTCGCGCTGGCCGAAGCCGAAGGAATCGCAACCTTCGCATTGTCGCACAAAGGCATGGACCGCGCCGCCCACGACGCGGCGATGGATACCGCGATCCGCGAGAGCGGAGCCGAATTCGTCGCTCTGGCAGGCTATATGCGTGTGCTGGGTGAAGAGATGGTCGCGCGTTGGGAGGGGCGGATGCTCAATATCCATCCCTCGCTGCTGCCCAAGTACAAGGGTCTCGACACCCACGCCCGGGCGCTCGAAGCGGGCGACGAGGTTGCGGGGGCTTCGGTCCATCTCGTCACGACCGAGCTCGACGGCGGCGAAGTCCTGGGCAGGTCGGAAGTCGCGGTGGTGGGGGGCGACACGCCCGAAACGCTGGCGCTGCGGGTCAAGATGGCAGAGCACCAGCTCTACCCCCGCGTGCTCGCGGATTACGTCTCGCGGCCCTACGACCCGGAGTGGCTGTTGAAGCGCGTGAGCGAACTCGCGCTTGCCCTGCCGGAAGCGGAGGCTGCGACGAGCCACGGCTCGCCCGGCTTCAAGCTTTCCGGCAAGAACGGCAAGTTCTTCGCCCATTTCGCGGATCGCCATCACGGCGCGAAACAGATCGCGCTGCTCGCCAAGACCAGCGGGCAGGACGAACTCGCCGATCTGGTCGAGCGCGATCCCGAAGTCTTCTTCCGCCCCGCCTATTACCACGCGACCGGCTGGGTCGGCATCGCGCTCAACAGGTCCGATTGCGACTGGGACCAAGTCGAGCACTGGCTGGAGCGCTCATGGCGTAGCGTCGCGCCCAGACGGCTGACGAAGCTTATGGGTGCGGCGGAGGAGTTCTAAGCCTCTGGTGAGTGTACCGCTCGAATGGACTGCGACTTTCGGGAACGGAGGCGTCCGCATCCAAATGACCGACAAAGGGTCAAAGGCCATCTCTCGCCGAGCGGCGCTGAAGTCACAGATCTCGTCAGAATCGGAAGACTAATCGCAGCATCACCGAGGCCGATCATGCAAGAGTTCGGAACAAGTTCCAACTCCTCGCTAGGTGCGCGACCACGCGATCGGCCGGTAAGCCGCATGATACCGGTACCCGGCGAAGCGAGAGGGATACGAACCAAAGAGCCAAGGCACTCATGCCACTGGTCGACGTATCGGTAGCGCGGGGCGAGGACGGCAAGCTGATCGTCTCGCTGATCAACCTGAGCCCGGATACATCGGCGCGAGTTACCACCAATCTGGAAGGGACCGCGAGCGGGCGGATCATTACCGGTCCGGAGCTGGACACGCACAATACCTTCGACAATCCCGAGCGGATCACGCCGGCGCCCTACACCGCCCGCTCGCGCGGCGGAGAGCTGGTGTTCGATCTTCCGGCGAAGTCGCTGGTGGTCGTGACCATCGACTGAG
The sequence above is a segment of the Alteriqipengyuania lutimaris genome. Coding sequences within it:
- a CDS encoding alpha-L-arabinofuranosidase C-terminal domain-containing protein, producing the protein MTEADHARVRNKFQLLARCATTRSAGKPHDTGTRRSERDTNQRAKALMPLVDVSVARGEDGKLIVSLINLSPDTSARVTTNLEGTASGRIITGPELDTHNTFDNPERITPAPYTARSRGGELVFDLPAKSLVVVTID
- the purN gene encoding phosphoribosylglycinamide formyltransferase; the protein is MIARHRAKVAVLISGSGTNMAALLYASRIGMSGAGVPYDIVLVASNDSNAGGLALAEAEGIATFALSHKGMDRAAHDAAMDTAIRESGAEFVALAGYMRVLGEEMVARWEGRMLNIHPSLLPKYKGLDTHARALEAGDEVAGASVHLVTTELDGGEVLGRSEVAVVGGDTPETLALRVKMAEHQLYPRVLADYVSRPYDPEWLLKRVSELALALPEAEAATSHGSPGFKLSGKNGKFFAHFADRHHGAKQIALLAKTSGQDELADLVERDPEVFFRPAYYHATGWVGIALNRSDCDWDQVEHWLERSWRSVAPRRLTKLMGAAEEF